The genomic interval AAGATGCAGGCATTCTGTATTGTAACTATTCACCGCAGAGACGCGGAGACACAGAGAAAAAATTAAAATCTATTGGCTATACACTTAATTCCATCTATTAGAACAGAAACATTAAAATTGATCAATAAACCTATCCTTTTATTCATCATTTTTAGATAGGTTAAAAGTTGAGCTTCGTGAATCGGAAGTAGTTGCTCGACTGCTTTTAATTCTACGATAACTTT from bacterium carries:
- a CDS encoding GxxExxY protein, translating into KVIVELKAVEQLLPIHEAQLLTYLKMMNKRIGLLINFNVSVLIDGIKCIANRF